A stretch of Pseudolysobacter antarcticus DNA encodes these proteins:
- a CDS encoding pilus assembly protein PilP, with protein sequence MNMRAQQSMKFILGSASLTLILTLSACSSGTADLEQWTAQEKAKRGAPLDPLPVIKTFENFEYKDQDLRDPFSPSIEEQQQAQAVTQAGLHPDDHAHEALEAFPLDALKMMGTLGSGAQMEGLIKDPDGVIHRVHARNYMGQNNGRINSIAEDHIDLVELLPNGVGGWMEHPVALAMDEK encoded by the coding sequence ATGAACATGCGCGCACAGCAAAGCATGAAATTTATTCTCGGCAGCGCATCCCTGACCTTGATCCTTACTTTGTCGGCGTGCTCATCCGGCACCGCTGATCTGGAACAATGGACCGCGCAGGAAAAAGCCAAGCGCGGCGCGCCGCTCGACCCTTTGCCAGTTATCAAGACATTCGAGAACTTCGAATATAAGGATCAGGATCTGCGTGATCCTTTCAGTCCGAGCATCGAAGAACAGCAGCAGGCCCAAGCAGTAACGCAGGCCGGGTTGCATCCGGATGATCATGCGCACGAAGCGCTGGAGGCGTTTCCGTTGGATGCGTTAAAAATGATGGGAACGCTGGGCTCAGGAGCGCAGATGGAAGGTTTGATCAAGGATCCTGACGGTGTGATTCACAGAGTACACGCGCGCAATTACATGGGCCAAAACAACGGTCGCATTAACTCGATTGCTGAAGACCACATTGATCTAGTTGAACTGCTGCCAAATGGCGTCGGTGGCTGGATGGAACATCCAGTGGCACTCGCCATGGATGAGAAATAG
- a CDS encoding type 4a pilus biogenesis protein PilO, translated as MSFFSDLSNLDRNNIGAWPVAIKTFFAVLLFVLILFLGWYFKISNQQEELDRYVIQEDGLRKDFIKKQSRVVNLEALEQQLKDIEAILRQMLRQLPGKTEMPKLLEDISQTALASGIETELFEPGAETPKEFYAEKPIKLRMIGTYHQFGNFISGVATLPRVVILTMHDVALKPSTTPTRGKAGGSGDLVLEGTVKTYRYVEEDEAADAAAKPGVK; from the coding sequence ATGAGCTTTTTTTCTGATCTGAGCAATCTGGACCGAAATAATATTGGCGCTTGGCCGGTAGCGATCAAGACATTCTTTGCGGTGTTGTTGTTCGTGCTGATTCTGTTCTTGGGATGGTATTTCAAAATCAGCAACCAACAAGAAGAGCTCGATCGTTATGTGATCCAGGAGGATGGGCTGCGCAAGGATTTCATCAAGAAACAAAGCCGCGTGGTCAATCTTGAGGCTTTGGAGCAACAGCTGAAAGACATCGAGGCCATTTTGCGCCAGATGTTGCGTCAGTTGCCTGGCAAAACCGAAATGCCGAAGCTGCTGGAGGATATCTCGCAGACTGCGCTGGCATCCGGTATCGAAACGGAATTGTTCGAACCTGGTGCGGAGACGCCGAAAGAGTTTTACGCAGAGAAACCGATCAAGCTGCGCATGATCGGCACCTATCATCAGTTCGGCAATTTCATCAGCGGTGTCGCCACTTTGCCGCGAGTGGTGATTTTGACCATGCACGATGTAGCCCTGAAGCCGAGCACCACGCCCACGCGTGGCAAAGCCGGAGGTTCGGGCGATCTGGTGCTGGAGGGCACAGTCAAAACCTACCGTTATGTCGAAGAAGATGAAGCTGCAGATGCTGCTGCGAAGCCGGGAGTGAAATGA
- a CDS encoding PilN domain-containing protein, which translates to MAKINLLPWRAARRKQREREFYMVLGASLVAAVLVFLGAMLFMDSRIDNQQARNHYLEGENKLLDAKIVKIDKLDKEKARLLARKQIIEQLQANRSQMVHLFDELVKTIPDGARLSGLKQSGDILTLEGHAQSNASVANYMRSLDASQWLSHADLKKSEAKGDDKKNRFLFGLDVKLRKAGTEQTEQDATGGAAPAKPANPPAAPAAPPPTTPITPPASATPKPAAATPTTPATPVAGGKS; encoded by the coding sequence ATGGCTAAAATCAATCTATTACCGTGGCGCGCAGCGCGACGCAAACAGCGCGAGCGCGAGTTTTACATGGTGCTCGGCGCGTCGCTTGTGGCAGCAGTGCTGGTTTTTCTGGGTGCGATGCTGTTCATGGATTCGCGCATCGATAACCAGCAAGCCCGCAATCATTATCTCGAAGGCGAGAACAAGCTGCTTGATGCCAAGATCGTCAAGATCGACAAGCTCGACAAGGAAAAAGCCCGTTTGCTCGCGCGCAAGCAAATTATCGAGCAGCTGCAGGCCAACCGTTCGCAAATGGTGCATCTGTTTGACGAGCTCGTAAAAACCATACCGGATGGTGCGCGACTGAGTGGGCTCAAACAGAGCGGCGACATTCTCACATTGGAAGGGCATGCGCAGTCCAACGCCAGCGTTGCCAATTACATGAGGAGCCTCGACGCTTCGCAGTGGTTGTCGCACGCGGATCTGAAAAAGAGTGAGGCGAAAGGCGATGACAAGAAAAATCGCTTCCTGTTCGGCTTGGATGTGAAATTGCGCAAGGCTGGAACAGAACAGACGGAGCAAGATGCGACGGGTGGGGCTGCGCCGGCCAAGCCAGCAAACCCGCCCGCAGCACCAGCCGCTCCACCGCCGACAACACCCATCACGCCGCCGGCATCTGCCACTCCGAAACCGGCGGCGGCAACCCCGACAACACCTGCCACACCTGTCGCGGGAGGCAAGTCATGA
- a CDS encoding pilus assembly protein PilM, with protein sequence MGLLSTRTPPLVGIDISSTAVKLLQLSESGGRYRVDCYAVEPLPPNAVVEKNIVEVEAVGEALRRALNRSGAKTKFAAAAVAGSAVITKIIPMPADLSDDDLEGQIQIEANQYIPYPLEEVSLDFEVLGPLKDSPEMVNVLLAASRTENVDLRVAALDLGGLTAKIIDVEAYAMENAYKLIAAQHNVPADALVAVVDVGATMTTLIVLQGGRTIYSREQVFGGKQLTDEVMRRYALSYEDASQAKRHGGLPESYEIEVLEPFKEAMVQQISRLLQFFFAGSEYNKVDQIVLAGGCASISGVTDLIENQLNVHALVANPLANMSLSPRVQAQVLAMDAPALMIACGLALRSFD encoded by the coding sequence GTGGGGCTGCTGAGCACTAGAACACCACCGCTGGTCGGCATCGACATCAGTTCGACCGCTGTGAAATTGCTCCAATTGAGCGAGTCGGGTGGACGCTATCGCGTGGATTGTTACGCGGTGGAGCCCCTGCCGCCGAATGCTGTGGTCGAAAAGAACATCGTTGAGGTCGAGGCCGTCGGTGAAGCACTGCGACGCGCGTTGAACCGCTCCGGCGCCAAGACCAAGTTTGCCGCCGCCGCGGTTGCCGGCTCCGCGGTTATCACCAAGATCATTCCGATGCCGGCAGATTTGTCCGATGACGATCTGGAAGGTCAGATCCAAATCGAGGCGAATCAGTACATTCCGTATCCGCTGGAAGAAGTCAGCCTGGATTTCGAAGTTTTGGGGCCGCTCAAGGACAGCCCCGAGATGGTTAACGTGTTGCTGGCCGCATCGCGTACCGAAAACGTCGATCTGCGCGTTGCGGCGCTGGATCTCGGTGGATTGACCGCCAAGATCATCGACGTCGAAGCCTATGCGATGGAGAACGCGTACAAGCTGATCGCGGCACAACACAACGTGCCGGCCGATGCGCTGGTCGCCGTTGTCGATGTTGGCGCGACCATGACCACGCTTATCGTGCTACAGGGCGGACGCACGATTTATTCGCGCGAACAAGTATTTGGTGGCAAGCAGCTGACCGACGAAGTGATGCGCCGTTACGCGCTGTCGTACGAGGATGCCAGTCAGGCCAAGCGTCATGGCGGATTGCCTGAATCGTATGAAATCGAAGTGCTGGAACCGTTCAAAGAGGCAATGGTGCAGCAGATCAGTCGTTTGCTGCAGTTCTTCTTCGCCGGCAGTGAATACAACAAGGTTGATCAAATCGTGCTCGCCGGAGGCTGTGCCTCGATCAGCGGCGTCACCGACTTGATTGAAAACCAATTGAACGTGCATGCGCTGGTTGCCAATCCGCTGGCCAATATGTCGCTGTCGCCGCGCGTGCAGGCACAGGTCTTGGCTATGGATGCGCCCGCGCTGATGATTGCCTGTGGTCTCGCGCTCAGGAGCTTCGACTGA
- a CDS encoding penicillin-binding protein 1A: protein MRLFLRLIRYALILAVSGVLLAVIGVTVAYWLIAPGLPSVEALRDVRLQVPLRVYSADDKLIATFGETRRIPVKIANVPTLVKEAFIAVEDARFYEHPGYDWQGIARAGWLMLSTGKFKVAGGSTITQQVARNFFFSSEVSLTRKISEIFFAVRMEHELSKDEILELYLNKIFLGNRAYGVGAAAEFYYGKTLDQLSLAECAVLASIPKFPSSGNPLNRRERVLERRNYVLQRMLDNSFISAEQFKQASTEIDQSYAHEPPIEAEAPYVAELVRQEAIKRFGNDALTEGYVIRTTLDSHMQDGANRAVHDGLISYDLRHGFRGAEAHLDIHPGMQPAELDKLLALYHPIAGLVPGVVTESAEKSATVYLVDSQSVPIDLEAIDWARPYQDDSHRGAAPKKVDAVLKPGDVIRLTRNADGKWKLAQLPLAQAALLALNPANGAIKAMVGGFSFGRSKFNRVTQSNRNPGSSFKPFLYAAAFDHGFTPASIINDAPLVFEDPSKPNGLWTPKNDDDKFEGPMRLREAMVLSKNLVSIRLLDAIGVHYAREYITRFGFTPEQIPESLSMALGTASVSPLTMARGYAVFANGGFLIDPYFVDSIYDRDGKEVFHAHPALACRRCAERAQDNGRVVKVDPAVVAANALGVIEPATATTTAAAPSANTTAPNLAPRVLDARVAYLIGSLMHDVVRRGTGAGAMVLKRNDLAGKTGSTNDHRDAWFNGYNADLVTATWVGFDDFTSLGRVNGVGEFGAQAALPIWIDFMRTSLQGVKEQPFEMPTGIASARIDPDTGTLASGNDTHAILEVFKSEDIAHLAANENTPTETSKQDEKAAYDVF from the coding sequence ATGCGCTTGTTCCTAAGACTGATTCGATACGCGTTGATTCTCGCCGTCAGCGGAGTTCTGCTGGCCGTTATCGGCGTCACCGTGGCGTACTGGCTGATCGCGCCGGGCCTGCCTTCCGTGGAAGCGCTGCGCGATGTTCGCCTGCAGGTGCCACTCAGGGTGTACTCGGCCGATGACAAGCTGATTGCGACGTTCGGCGAGACCCGACGCATTCCGGTCAAGATCGCCAACGTGCCCACGCTGGTCAAGGAGGCGTTCATCGCGGTCGAGGATGCGCGTTTCTACGAACACCCGGGTTATGACTGGCAAGGCATCGCGCGTGCGGGTTGGTTGATGCTGAGCACCGGCAAGTTCAAGGTCGCTGGCGGCAGCACGATCACGCAACAGGTGGCGCGCAATTTCTTTTTCAGCTCGGAAGTGAGCCTCACGCGCAAGATCTCGGAGATCTTTTTCGCCGTGCGCATGGAACACGAACTCAGCAAGGACGAGATTCTCGAGCTGTATCTGAACAAGATTTTTCTCGGCAATCGCGCTTACGGTGTCGGTGCCGCCGCCGAGTTCTACTACGGCAAGACCCTCGATCAGCTGAGCCTAGCCGAATGCGCCGTGCTCGCATCGATCCCGAAGTTTCCGTCCAGCGGCAATCCGCTGAATCGCCGCGAACGCGTGCTGGAACGTCGCAATTACGTCCTGCAGCGTATGCTCGATAACAGCTTCATCAGCGCCGAACAGTTCAAGCAGGCCAGCACCGAAATCGATCAATCCTACGCTCACGAGCCGCCAATCGAGGCCGAAGCACCTTACGTCGCCGAACTGGTGCGCCAGGAAGCAATCAAGCGCTTTGGCAACGATGCGCTAACCGAAGGCTACGTCATCCGCACCACCCTCGATTCGCACATGCAGGATGGCGCCAATCGTGCTGTGCATGACGGTCTCATCAGCTACGATTTACGCCACGGTTTTCGTGGTGCCGAAGCACACCTGGACATCCATCCCGGCATGCAGCCGGCGGAGCTGGACAAACTTCTGGCGCTGTATCACCCGATTGCCGGGCTGGTGCCTGGCGTAGTAACCGAAAGCGCAGAAAAATCCGCCACGGTTTACCTGGTCGACAGCCAGAGCGTACCGATCGATCTCGAAGCCATCGATTGGGCGCGCCCGTATCAGGACGACAGCCATCGCGGCGCGGCGCCGAAAAAGGTCGATGCAGTACTCAAGCCCGGCGACGTGATTCGTCTCACGCGCAATGCCGATGGCAAGTGGAAACTAGCCCAATTGCCGCTCGCGCAAGCGGCGTTGCTGGCACTCAATCCTGCAAACGGCGCGATCAAGGCGATGGTTGGCGGCTTCAGTTTCGGTCGCAGCAAGTTCAATCGCGTGACCCAGAGCAATCGCAATCCGGGTTCAAGTTTCAAGCCGTTCCTGTATGCCGCGGCGTTCGATCATGGCTTTACTCCGGCCTCGATCATCAACGATGCGCCTTTGGTATTCGAAGATCCGTCCAAGCCAAACGGCCTGTGGACGCCGAAGAACGACGACGACAAATTTGAAGGTCCGATGCGCTTGCGCGAAGCGATGGTGCTGTCGAAAAACCTGGTCTCGATCCGCCTGCTCGATGCGATCGGTGTGCATTACGCGCGCGAGTACATCACGCGATTCGGCTTCACACCCGAGCAAATTCCCGAAAGCCTGTCGATGGCGCTCGGCACCGCATCGGTCTCGCCGCTAACCATGGCGCGCGGCTACGCGGTTTTCGCCAACGGCGGTTTTCTGATCGATCCGTATTTCGTCGACAGCATTTACGACCGCGACGGCAAGGAAGTTTTCCACGCGCATCCGGCGTTGGCATGCCGACGCTGTGCCGAGCGTGCGCAAGACAATGGTCGTGTGGTCAAGGTCGACCCTGCGGTCGTCGCCGCCAACGCCCTAGGCGTGATCGAACCGGCGACGGCGACAACGACCGCGGCGGCGCCAAGCGCCAATACGACCGCACCGAATCTCGCGCCGCGCGTACTCGATGCGCGCGTCGCCTACCTGATCGGCTCGCTCATGCACGATGTGGTTCGGCGCGGCACGGGGGCTGGCGCGATGGTGCTCAAGCGCAACGATCTGGCTGGCAAAACCGGTAGTACCAACGATCATCGCGATGCGTGGTTCAACGGCTATAACGCCGATCTCGTCACTGCGACGTGGGTCGGTTTCGACGACTTCACCTCGCTCGGTCGCGTCAACGGCGTCGGCGAATTCGGCGCGCAGGCCGCGCTGCCGATCTGGATCGATTTCATGCGCACGAGTCTGCAGGGCGTCAAAGAACAACCCTTCGAAATGCCGACAGGCATCGCCAGTGCGCGCATCGATCCGGACACCGGCACGCTCGCCTCCGGCAACGATACGCACGCCATACTCGAGGTGTTCAAGTCCGAGGATATTGCGCATCTGGCGGCGAATGAAAATACGCCGACCGAAACTTCGAAACAGGACGAGAAAGCCGCCTACGACGTATTCTGA